A stretch of Thermotoga sp. SG1 DNA encodes these proteins:
- the rpsF gene encoding 30S ribosomal protein S6: MAYVKERIYESMFIIAPNVPEEEREKLVERVKGIIEERVKGKIDKVERMGMRKFAYEIKKFSEGDYTVIYFRCDGQNLQELENFYRVIPEIIRWQTFRRFDLEKKERKAQREKVASETSEGKGGTEA, encoded by the coding sequence GTGGCTTACGTGAAGGAGAGGATCTACGAAAGCATGTTCATCATCGCTCCAAACGTACCAGAAGAAGAGAGAGAAAAACTCGTCGAAAGAGTCAAGGGAATCATCGAAGAGAGAGTCAAGGGAAAGATCGACAAGGTCGAAAGAATGGGCATGAGGAAGTTCGCCTACGAGATCAAAAAGTTCAGCGAAGGAGACTACACGGTGATCTACTTCAGGTGTGACGGACAGAACCTTCAAGAGTTGGAGAACTTCTACAGAGTAATTCCTGAGATCATCAGATGGCAGACCTTCAGAAGGTTCGACCTGGAAAAGAAAGAGAGGAAGGCTCAGAGGGAAAAGGTAGCATCTGAGACCTCCGAGGGTAAAGGAGGAACCGAAGCCTGA
- a CDS encoding single-stranded DNA-binding protein, which yields MSFFNRIILIGRLVRDPEERYTLSGTPVTTFTIAVDRTPRKNAPDDTQTTDFFRVVTFGRLAEFARTYLTKGRLILVEGEMRMRRWETQTGEKRVSPEVVANVVRFMDRKPVEMPSEDMEEKLEIPEEDFTDDTFSEDEPPF from the coding sequence ATGTCTTTTTTCAACAGGATCATCCTCATTGGAAGACTCGTAAGAGACCCTGAAGAAAGATACACCCTGAGTGGAACACCCGTCACCACCTTCACGATAGCGGTGGACAGAACCCCGAGAAAGAACGCACCCGACGACACCCAGACAACGGACTTTTTCAGGGTGGTGACCTTTGGAAGGCTTGCGGAGTTCGCAAGAACGTACCTCACCAAGGGAAGGCTCATCCTCGTTGAAGGCGAAATGAGAATGAGAAGATGGGAAACTCAGACCGGAGAAAAGAGGGTCTCTCCAGAAGTGGTTGCGAACGTCGTGAGGTTCATGGACAGAAAGCCTGTCGAGATGCCCAGCGAGGACATGGAAGAAAAACTGGAGATTCCAGAGGAAGATTTCACCGATGATACCTTCAGTGAAGACGAACCACCATTTTGA
- the rpsR gene encoding 30S ribosomal protein S18 gives MAYRRRRKKVKKCRLCEMKLDYVDYKDTKLLSEFLTDKAKIIPKRLTGTCAKHQRMVKVAIKRARQMGLLPYLKI, from the coding sequence GTGGCTTACAGAAGAAGGAGAAAGAAGGTCAAAAAGTGCAGACTCTGTGAAATGAAATTGGATTACGTTGACTATAAAGACACAAAGCTCCTCAGTGAGTTCCTCACAGACAAGGCAAAGATCATCCCAAAAAGACTCACCGGAACGTGCGCCAAGCATCAGAGAATGGTGAAGGTGGCCATCAAGAGGGCAAGACAGATGGGACTACTTCCTTACCTGAAGATATAA
- a CDS encoding DUF1292 domain-containing protein has translation MSMHEHEHEHEHEHQTEVFSLFDQDGNEVFFHKLGEVEDEGNLFWVCEEVFLNDARDMIEDLGEVYIFKADETPEGIMLEGVEYETAKKVFEKWQQSIPDIEEMFFEEEDEE, from the coding sequence ATGAGTATGCACGAGCATGAACATGAACACGAACATGAACATCAGACGGAGGTCTTCAGCCTGTTCGACCAGGATGGGAACGAGGTGTTCTTCCACAAACTGGGAGAAGTTGAAGACGAAGGGAATCTCTTTTGGGTCTGCGAAGAGGTTTTTCTGAACGACGCAAGGGACATGATAGAAGACCTCGGTGAAGTTTACATCTTCAAAGCAGACGAGACTCCCGAAGGCATCATGCTGGAAGGAGTAGAATACGAAACGGCGAAAAAGGTCTTCGAGAAGTGGCAGCAAAGTATCCCCGATATCGAAGAGATGTTTTTTGAAGAAGAGGATGAGGAATGA
- a CDS encoding MBL fold metallo-hydrolase, whose product MEIKHLTEKVAYVPNPVNIGVVRAEKSSVLIDSGIDESVPRKVSRLLEKPPLFLINTHSHADHCGGNTFLKKRFSTRVFAPELEKEIIENTILEPFYLYGAFPPEELRNKFLMAKPSKVDETLKEGTLTLDGVKLEIVFLPGHSPNQIGVAVENVLFCADSVFSEEAIEKHRIFVVYNVTDFLETLDFLEKTNYDYYVPSHGEVTQNIVDLARKNRNVVENVINEILEILKTPFTLEELMKKLFDRFSITIENLTQYVLYRSTVQAYLSFLLDRGEIEREFKENTLLWRRV is encoded by the coding sequence ATGGAGATAAAACATCTCACAGAAAAGGTTGCCTACGTTCCAAACCCTGTGAACATAGGAGTTGTGCGTGCGGAAAAGTCCAGTGTTCTCATAGACAGTGGTATAGACGAAAGCGTTCCAAGAAAGGTTTCACGTCTTCTGGAAAAGCCTCCTCTTTTTCTCATAAACACCCACTCGCATGCCGATCACTGTGGTGGAAACACGTTCCTGAAAAAGCGCTTTTCCACCCGTGTGTTTGCTCCAGAACTGGAAAAAGAGATCATAGAAAACACTATACTTGAGCCATTTTACCTCTACGGTGCCTTTCCTCCAGAAGAACTCAGAAACAAGTTTCTCATGGCAAAACCTTCAAAAGTCGACGAAACGTTGAAAGAAGGTACTCTCACCCTCGATGGAGTGAAACTTGAGATCGTTTTTCTTCCCGGCCACTCTCCAAACCAGATCGGAGTTGCAGTGGAGAACGTTCTTTTTTGTGCCGATTCGGTCTTTTCTGAAGAGGCGATCGAAAAACACAGAATCTTTGTCGTCTACAACGTAACAGACTTCCTTGAAACCCTCGATTTTCTAGAAAAGACGAACTACGACTACTACGTGCCTTCCCATGGAGAGGTGACACAGAATATCGTTGATCTTGCAAGGAAAAACAGAAACGTCGTGGAAAACGTCATAAACGAGATTCTCGAGATCCTGAAAACTCCCTTTACCCTGGAGGAGCTGATGAAAAAACTCTTCGACAGATTCAGTATCACCATTGAAAATCTCACTCAGTACGTACTGTACAGATCAACCGTCCAAGCTTATCTGAGTTTTCTTCTGGATAGAGGAGAGATAGAGAGAGAATTCAAAGAAAACACACTTTTGTGGAGGAGAGTATGA
- a CDS encoding queuosine precursor transporter, with amino-acid sequence MVVNWLFLSLEYFLGVLLVFITVRFFGLKGIYALGAILVLYMNVAVLKAYDLLPGVQMYAGVFLGPFFITLVAIVTEVYGYREAQKLVAVGFFAQVVFLVGMILALGYVPSNEDWVHEHMKALFLPVWRTTIFSWIAFVVSGVFKARFQDFLKKTRGIFGKHLWLRDNAATKLAQLVDNVIFFYGALTGYFSLRTITVFLIWTTLFEWLFDYLDTWVVVKGVRWITGFYEEAMTTKN; translated from the coding sequence ATGGTTGTGAACTGGCTGTTTCTTTCCCTTGAGTACTTTCTTGGAGTTTTGCTTGTTTTCATCACCGTTCGTTTCTTTGGATTGAAGGGAATATACGCCCTTGGGGCAATACTGGTTCTCTACATGAACGTGGCTGTGCTGAAGGCGTACGATCTGCTCCCTGGTGTTCAAATGTACGCTGGAGTTTTTCTTGGACCATTCTTCATCACACTTGTTGCCATCGTGACAGAGGTCTACGGATACAGGGAGGCGCAGAAACTGGTTGCCGTTGGCTTCTTCGCACAGGTTGTGTTCCTTGTGGGAATGATCCTTGCTCTCGGATACGTTCCGTCGAACGAGGACTGGGTTCACGAACACATGAAAGCGCTCTTTCTACCGGTGTGGAGGACTACGATCTTCAGCTGGATTGCCTTCGTTGTATCAGGTGTTTTCAAAGCGCGCTTTCAGGATTTTCTGAAGAAGACGAGGGGTATTTTTGGAAAACACCTGTGGCTTCGTGACAACGCAGCGACGAAACTTGCTCAACTTGTAGACAACGTGATCTTCTTCTACGGTGCCCTTACCGGGTACTTCTCCCTGAGAACGATCACCGTTTTTCTTATCTGGACCACACTCTTTGAGTGGCTCTTCGATTATCTGGACACCTGGGTCGTGGTGAAGGGCGTGAGGTGGATAACAGGTTTTTATGAAGAAGCTATGACCACGAAAAATTAA
- a CDS encoding glycosyltransferase, translating to MKVLVIGYMHSRDDKRVFRTVQALSKKYEVIYQYRTEEEETSFKENNIKYVSVRCLNKGSVLQKAVERKSFDEEICRLIKTEDYDIIYMHHFPATSPLKPFLIAKKRGKKIVYDVHEYHPQNFLNTLPSPLYDLKEFVMWRIFRKQLKLADLCIFVSEETRNDVVAKAGLNPEKTFIVPNYASLKIEPDPGRKRREIVMVGKTPRGFTHEKRLIKALIERGFSFRIIGMDSKVFSDVSHTYTSFLPYERMMEEISRGMFSLVSYSTIGKDYKNYLYALPHKFYDSIAAGTPVVVKESFVSMAKIVKELKIGVVIDPSNTEDSLRKIESACQRYEELLENIKKHQDLFIWDERKEEEFLKKIIEVVS from the coding sequence GTGAAAGTTCTTGTCATTGGATACATGCATTCTCGGGATGACAAAAGGGTCTTCAGAACGGTGCAGGCATTGTCCAAGAAATATGAAGTCATTTACCAGTACAGAACGGAAGAAGAAGAAACTTCTTTCAAGGAGAATAACATCAAATACGTTTCTGTAAGATGTTTGAATAAAGGAAGTGTTCTACAGAAAGCAGTTGAAAGAAAATCCTTCGATGAAGAAATATGTCGTCTTATAAAAACCGAAGACTACGATATTATTTATATGCATCATTTTCCTGCTACAAGTCCTTTGAAGCCTTTTCTTATCGCTAAGAAACGTGGAAAGAAGATTGTCTACGATGTTCACGAGTACCATCCACAGAATTTTCTCAATACTCTTCCCAGTCCTTTGTACGATCTGAAAGAGTTTGTAATGTGGAGGATATTTAGAAAACAACTCAAATTGGCTGATCTTTGTATCTTCGTTTCTGAAGAGACTCGAAATGATGTTGTGGCAAAGGCTGGACTGAATCCAGAGAAAACCTTCATTGTCCCAAATTATGCCTCGTTGAAGATAGAACCTGATCCAGGCAGAAAAAGAAGGGAAATCGTCATGGTGGGAAAAACCCCAAGAGGTTTTACCCATGAAAAAAGGCTCATAAAAGCGCTGATTGAGAGAGGATTTTCTTTCAGAATAATAGGAATGGATTCAAAAGTTTTCTCTGACGTATCTCACACATACACATCTTTTCTACCATATGAGAGAATGATGGAAGAAATCTCAAGAGGAATGTTCTCACTTGTGTCTTACAGTACGATCGGGAAGGATTACAAAAACTATCTGTACGCTTTGCCACACAAATTCTATGATTCTATAGCCGCTGGTACTCCTGTTGTTGTTAAGGAATCTTTCGTATCGATGGCGAAGATAGTTAAAGAGTTGAAAATAGGAGTTGTCATCGATCCTTCAAATACAGAAGACAGCTTGAGGAAAATAGAAAGCGCTTGTCAAAGATATGAGGAACTACTGGAAAACATCAAAAAACATCAGGATCTATTCATCTGGGACGAGAGGAAAGAAGAAGAATTTCTGAAGAAAATAATCGAGGTAGTTTCATGA
- a CDS encoding HD-GYP domain-containing protein, producing the protein MPYHELKELDEATALLTNCINAADRISQIHLKHHTEELSVDFLKEATERIEKDPEITSPVKHVALEILYDHCIVYLLDENPRFHSSRLLSLSGFEPLAKILVFLLDVRSIYTRQHSLIVAEVSKILAEEMLSEEDARLVYIAALLHDVGKISVPLEILHKPGKLNEVEMFIMRNYVVDTYRILEEAGLDYITKIAAAHHERCDGSGYPLGLTSQHLTVHQKILQVADVFSALIENRPYRKALSASEALKILEKEASQGKLDRKVVETLKILVEKKDIVSRLKELDFSLPL; encoded by the coding sequence ATGCCATACCACGAACTGAAAGAACTCGATGAAGCAACCGCTTTACTTACAAACTGCATAAACGCCGCTGACAGGATTTCCCAGATCCACCTGAAACACCACACCGAGGAGTTGAGTGTGGACTTTCTGAAGGAAGCAACCGAGAGAATAGAGAAAGATCCGGAGATAACTTCACCGGTGAAGCATGTGGCACTGGAAATTCTCTATGATCACTGCATTGTATACCTTCTGGATGAAAATCCTAGGTTTCACTCTTCAAGGCTTTTGTCTCTCAGTGGGTTTGAACCTCTCGCTAAGATCCTGGTTTTTCTGCTTGATGTGAGAAGTATCTACACAAGACAGCATTCCCTCATAGTTGCCGAGGTTTCCAAAATCCTTGCTGAAGAGATGCTGAGTGAAGAAGATGCCAGGCTCGTTTACATTGCTGCTCTGCTTCACGACGTGGGAAAGATCAGTGTGCCACTTGAGATACTTCACAAACCCGGCAAATTGAACGAGGTTGAGATGTTCATCATGAGAAATTATGTGGTGGATACTTATAGAATTCTGGAGGAAGCGGGCCTTGACTATATAACAAAGATAGCGGCAGCGCATCATGAAAGATGCGATGGATCGGGATACCCTCTTGGACTAACCTCACAGCATCTCACCGTGCACCAGAAGATACTTCAGGTGGCGGATGTGTTCTCAGCACTCATCGAAAACAGACCGTACAGAAAGGCGCTCTCTGCTTCTGAAGCACTGAAGATCCTGGAAAAAGAAGCCTCTCAGGGAAAACTGGATCGAAAAGTCGTTGAGACACTGAAGATCCTTGTAGAAAAGAAAGACATTGTTTCTCGGTTGAAAGAACTGGACTTTTCGCTCCCTCTGTGA
- a CDS encoding HD domain-containing protein, producing MNLTVQVPLESFVKIFNQFGILVYRNFVKHSIQVAKITREMVKKLSLPVDLDFAYLSGLVHDTGLVLVASTKNHKRFRDLFRGVADLEKLVLVFDEKNRHARVSYTLVSSADFLPPECSIIICHTTN from the coding sequence TTGAATTTGACGGTTCAGGTTCCTCTCGAATCTTTCGTGAAAATATTCAATCAATTTGGAATCCTCGTGTACAGAAATTTTGTCAAGCACTCTATCCAGGTTGCAAAAATTACGAGGGAGATGGTAAAAAAACTCTCACTTCCAGTGGATCTGGATTTTGCCTATCTCTCCGGGCTGGTTCACGACACCGGGCTTGTTCTTGTTGCATCGACGAAGAACCACAAAAGGTTCAGAGACCTGTTCAGAGGAGTTGCGGACCTGGAAAAACTCGTACTTGTCTTCGATGAAAAAAACAGACACGCTCGAGTTTCTTATACACTCGTTTCCTCTGCGGATTTTCTACCCCCAGAATGTAGTATCATCATATGCCATACCACGAACTGA
- a CDS encoding chromosome partitioning protein ParA, with product MKVKVSGMLFSLISLILFARGTFSVLDFSANRYYEIHYMLDSELHTWVGHDNYVDIPRSEFEQLRSVIQRNESYVRSLRQRISDLERQKSELTDQIEDLKDQLSNKEQTIEDLQKRESNLKDQITTLTATVSFLGGLLEEKDRKIAKLEQYILLKDQHISNLKDQISKLNDLLDTKNEEITILASLASAPATITEIFRENEELKKRLELAEASITALEEEIQRKDEQLFQAEAQLERMDQLKTLLETYESSLTALQETLKEKDKQLKILSEILTKEVEKAQAESEKLREKLKKVLSILKSLNDILRVLKEDFSSLEAISLEGQKVIEDISTVVGEE from the coding sequence ATGAAGGTGAAAGTGTCCGGCATGCTTTTTTCACTGATCTCTTTGATACTTTTTGCAAGGGGAACATTTTCCGTTCTGGATTTTTCAGCGAATAGGTACTATGAAATCCACTACATGCTCGACTCAGAACTTCACACGTGGGTAGGACACGATAACTATGTGGATATCCCGAGAAGTGAGTTTGAACAGTTGAGGTCTGTGATTCAGCGAAACGAAAGCTATGTTAGAAGTCTGAGACAGAGAATAAGTGACCTGGAACGCCAGAAATCTGAACTCACAGACCAGATTGAAGATCTTAAAGACCAACTTTCAAACAAAGAACAGACCATAGAAGACCTTCAAAAGCGTGAATCTAACCTGAAAGATCAGATCACAACCCTCACTGCGACTGTGTCTTTCCTAGGAGGACTGCTAGAAGAGAAAGATCGAAAAATAGCAAAACTTGAACAGTACATTCTACTCAAGGATCAACATATTTCAAACTTGAAAGATCAGATCAGTAAACTCAACGACCTGCTCGATACGAAAAACGAAGAGATCACCATTCTTGCTTCACTTGCAAGTGCACCGGCTACGATAACGGAGATTTTCAGAGAAAACGAGGAACTGAAAAAACGCCTGGAGCTCGCAGAAGCCTCCATAACTGCTCTGGAGGAAGAAATTCAAAGAAAAGATGAGCAGCTCTTCCAGGCTGAAGCCCAACTGGAACGGATGGATCAACTGAAAACCCTGCTAGAGACCTATGAGAGTTCTTTGACCGCCCTTCAAGAGACTCTGAAGGAAAAAGATAAACAGCTGAAGATCCTTTCAGAAATTCTAACCAAGGAAGTTGAAAAAGCACAGGCAGAATCTGAAAAACTTCGGGAAAAATTGAAGAAGGTACTATCAATACTCAAATCCCTCAACGACATCCTCAGGGTTCTGAAAGAGGATTTCTCCAGCCTTGAAGCCATCAGCCTTGAAGGTCAGAAAGTAATAGAAGATATCAGCACAGTTGTGGGAGAAGAATGA
- a CDS encoding DUF234 domain-containing protein, producing MEVAQHKLSYYLSRLVDIDLLEREVPVAERSPEKSKSGLYRIKDYFLDFWFKYVYPYRSYIEIGQTDFVIDMVKKTF from the coding sequence ATGGAAGTGGCACAACACAAACTCAGTTATTATCTGAGCAGGCTGGTGGACATAGATCTTCTGGAAAGGGAAGTTCCAGTAGCGGAACGTTCCCCAGAGAAGAGTAAAAGCGGATTGTACAGAATAAAGGATTACTTTCTGGACTTCTGGTTCAAATACGTCTATCCTTACAGGAGTTACATAGAGATAGGTCAGACAGATTTTGTCATCGATATGGTAAAGAAGACCTTCTAA
- a CDS encoding ATP-binding protein, translating into MTREEILTVLLRWNPWGRIRRDRTIPRECIEKVKPFKDFRGVVVIKGPRRAGKSTLLYQLMEEFSKETDPKSLLYVNFEDYAFSSERLTPETLETILGVYREEVYQGESSLLFLDEVQNVEDWHRWVRTVIDTGVVKTIFVTGLSSKLLSGELASLLSGRHVDFELFPFSFKEYVIAKGYSFSDKLDLISRKNVYLFLLKDYLTYGGFPEVVMSANEEEVFNKILSQYAEDIVFKDVAARYGLENLKLLKALTKFIAQNVGNRFSIRKMQRYFEDIFDKKSSTSTISTYISYLESVYFCFEVPKFEHSFKRTIKSPVKYYLIDTGLRNVIYPSFSPDRGRLLENAVYLKLRSMYEEIYYWEEKNEVDFVCRKGNDLMLYNVSYVSRESEIKERELRGLVEFPYPAPERYLITWDLYTELSLDGVKIKVLPAYLFLLDAV; encoded by the coding sequence TTGACACGTGAAGAAATACTGACGGTCCTTCTAAGATGGAATCCGTGGGGAAGAATAAGAAGGGATAGGACAATTCCAAGAGAATGCATTGAAAAGGTGAAACCCTTTAAAGATTTTCGCGGCGTTGTTGTCATAAAAGGGCCACGCAGGGCTGGGAAATCAACCCTACTGTATCAGCTCATGGAGGAGTTTTCAAAAGAGACCGATCCAAAAAGCCTCCTGTATGTGAATTTTGAAGACTATGCCTTTTCTTCAGAAAGACTCACACCTGAAACGCTTGAAACCATTCTTGGTGTTTATAGGGAGGAAGTGTATCAGGGAGAAAGTTCCTTGCTGTTTCTAGACGAAGTTCAAAATGTCGAAGACTGGCACAGATGGGTTCGAACAGTTATAGACACCGGTGTGGTGAAGACCATTTTTGTGACGGGATTGTCTTCAAAACTTCTTTCCGGGGAACTTGCATCGCTGCTATCTGGAAGACATGTTGATTTTGAACTGTTTCCTTTTTCCTTCAAAGAGTATGTAATTGCAAAAGGTTACAGTTTTTCAGACAAGCTCGATTTAATCTCCAGAAAGAACGTTTATCTTTTCCTCTTGAAGGATTATCTTACATACGGTGGATTTCCCGAAGTGGTTATGAGCGCAAATGAAGAAGAGGTTTTCAACAAAATTCTATCTCAATACGCAGAAGATATTGTTTTTAAAGATGTTGCAGCAAGATACGGTCTGGAAAATTTAAAACTCCTGAAAGCGTTGACGAAATTCATCGCCCAAAATGTGGGTAACAGGTTTTCAATCAGAAAAATGCAGAGGTACTTCGAAGATATCTTCGATAAAAAATCGTCCACAAGTACGATATCCACCTACATTTCCTACCTGGAATCAGTCTATTTCTGCTTCGAAGTTCCAAAGTTCGAACATTCGTTCAAAAGAACCATAAAAAGTCCTGTGAAGTACTACCTGATAGATACAGGATTGAGAAATGTGATATACCCCTCTTTCAGCCCCGATCGTGGAAGACTTCTGGAAAATGCGGTTTACCTGAAACTGAGAAGTATGTACGAGGAAATATACTACTGGGAAGAAAAAAACGAAGTCGACTTTGTGTGTAGAAAAGGAAATGATCTGATGCTCTACAATGTTTCGTACGTTTCAAGGGAATCTGAGATAAAAGAAAGAGAACTGAGAGGTCTTGTGGAGTTTCCATATCCTGCGCCCGAAAGATATCTCATAACCTGGGATCTGTACACCGAACTCTCCCTGGATGGTGTGAAAATAAAAGTTCTGCCTGCCTATCTCTTTTTGCTCGACGCGGTTTGA
- a CDS encoding HEPN domain-containing protein, whose amino-acid sequence MGTQVWGRSIADPLEELSRHFEIPEEIMDYALELDKAYIPTRYPDALPSGSPRSRYSRIEAERLVNYAEKIIRFCEDLLSRI is encoded by the coding sequence ATGGGAACGCAGGTATGGGGACGTTCCATAGCAGATCCACTCGAAGAGCTCTCCAGACATTTTGAAATCCCTGAAGAAATCATGGACTATGCCCTCGAACTGGACAAGGCCTATATCCCCACAAGGTATCCGGATGCCCTTCCTTCCGGCTCTCCCAGAAGCAGGTATTCTAGAATTGAAGCCGAAAGGCTGGTGAACTATGCCGAAAAGATCATCCGGTTCTGCGAAGATCTTCTATCCAGAATATAA
- a CDS encoding nucleotidyltransferase family protein — protein sequence MPKRSSGSAKIFYPEYNKEKILEIIRKSLPQLLKELPVRLVVFFGSYAKGNFTAFSDVDLLVVYEDPFREDAYKIVKKTIKLKGLEPHVYSLNEYKQMEKIISKMVEGGVVVYKRNVS from the coding sequence ATGCCGAAAAGATCATCCGGTTCTGCGAAGATCTTCTATCCAGAATATAACAAAGAAAAGATCCTGGAGATCATCAGAAAATCCCTCCCACAACTTCTGAAGGAACTTCCTGTGAGACTTGTGGTATTCTTTGGCTCTTATGCGAAGGGGAACTTCACCGCCTTCAGTGATGTCGATCTTCTTGTCGTGTACGAAGACCCGTTCAGGGAAGACGCTTACAAAATCGTGAAAAAGACCATCAAATTGAAGGGGCTTGAACCCCATGTTTACTCTCTGAACGAATACAAACAGATGGAAAAGATCATCTCGAAGATGGTCGAGGGCGGAGTAGTTGTTTATAAAAGAAATGTGAGTTGA
- a CDS encoding OsmC family protein, with amino-acid sequence MPDIEFKVSAISESPTKTSVRVRNFTVIVDEPEKLGGTDEGPNPVEYVLAAFAGCLNVVAHMVAKEMGMNLKGLSIEVSGVLNPDKLFGKKTDERPGYKQINVILKPETDANEDTIKRWLESIEERCPVEDTLKSPVPVEIKVEKS; translated from the coding sequence ATGCCTGATATTGAATTCAAAGTGTCTGCAATTTCTGAAAGTCCGACGAAGACATCCGTCAGAGTCAGAAACTTCACAGTGATCGTCGATGAGCCAGAAAAACTCGGTGGCACCGACGAGGGTCCCAATCCGGTTGAATATGTTCTTGCTGCTTTTGCTGGATGTTTGAACGTGGTTGCCCACATGGTGGCAAAGGAGATGGGGATGAACCTGAAAGGTCTTTCCATTGAGGTTTCAGGAGTTTTGAATCCGGACAAACTTTTTGGAAAAAAGACAGATGAGAGGCCGGGCTATAAACAGATCAACGTTATCCTGAAACCCGAAACCGATGCCAACGAAGACACCATAAAAAGGTGGCTCGAATCCATAGAGGAAAGATGCCCTGTAGAAGACACTTTGAAAAGCCCTGTTCCTGTGGAAATAAAGGTTGAGAAGTCATAA
- a CDS encoding P-loop NTPase fold protein, which yields MKQAVADLLSVLVDRPLREGESEYLVNRSREINYLNSIALHQPFGIVGVSGETGIGKTTVLNFVNPEGVFTIRVNISLRDSMESVLYDLLHSLAFVLEKIEGVSDLAKKVRRWITDEVSTIKGFSLGVSFGMSASLTHEKSIRPRFNFFEAREKLGELIKHTVQKKGKFLLIIDELDKEKKEDVLRVIDSIKNFIIMEDFVVILSLPFSIYREYAADRLRWNEAGNLENIFKDIVFVEPLKKLEIKELIIKRLGSYIELLEDGVLDIVAEFSDGNPRDGLWILTKAIYDNIHKERLSKEDLINTINRTIAEYTGLTLNLTENQKKAIRILRGSVYTREKIIETLQKEGIKRTTAYSVMDQLLQKRILLVEKEGYRISGKFRYIEI from the coding sequence GTGAAGCAAGCAGTGGCCGATCTTTTGAGTGTTCTTGTGGACAGACCGCTCAGAGAAGGTGAATCAGAATATCTGGTGAACAGAAGCAGGGAAATAAACTATCTGAACTCAATAGCACTTCATCAACCTTTTGGGATAGTGGGTGTTTCTGGGGAAACGGGCATCGGGAAAACGACGGTGCTCAACTTTGTGAATCCAGAAGGGGTTTTCACGATCAGAGTAAACATTTCTCTCAGAGACTCCATGGAGAGCGTACTCTACGATCTTTTGCACAGTCTGGCGTTTGTCCTGGAAAAGATAGAGGGAGTGTCAGATCTTGCAAAAAAGGTTAGAAGGTGGATAACGGACGAAGTTTCAACCATAAAGGGCTTTTCCCTTGGCGTTTCTTTCGGCATGAGCGCCAGTCTAACACACGAAAAATCGATCAGGCCGAGGTTCAACTTCTTCGAAGCCAGAGAAAAACTCGGAGAACTGATAAAACATACGGTTCAGAAGAAAGGAAAATTCCTTCTGATCATAGACGAACTGGACAAGGAGAAGAAGGAAGACGTTCTCAGGGTGATAGATTCGATAAAGAACTTCATCATCATGGAGGACTTCGTCGTCATACTTTCTCTTCCCTTTTCGATATATCGAGAATACGCAGCCGACAGACTGAGATGGAACGAAGCAGGAAATCTAGAAAACATATTCAAAGACATCGTTTTTGTTGAACCTCTGAAGAAACTTGAGATCAAAGAGTTGATCATCAAAAGACTTGGATCCTACATTGAACTTCTCGAAGACGGAGTACTCGATATAGTGGCGGAGTTTTCCGATGGAAACCCAAGAGATGGCCTGTGGATACTGACCAAAGCGATTTACGACAACATTCACAAGGAAAGATTGAGTAAAGAGGATCTGATCAACACGATCAACAGGACGATAGCGGAGTACACCGGGCTGACTTTGAACCTGACAGAAAACCAGAAAAAAGCCATTCGAATCCTGAGAGGATCTGTCTACACCAGAGAAAAGATCATAGAAACGCTACAGAAGGAAGGTATCAAGAGAACAACGGCGTACTCAGTCATGGATCAACTCCTTCAAAAGCGGATACTCCTTGTTGAAAAGGAAGGTTACAGAATCTCCGGAAAGTTCAGGTACATTGAGATCTGA